The window TCTCAGCTTCCGCGTAAATGAGATCAGAGATTCAGATGTGGTTCTTTctaagttgttttcattttcgAAGACTGCCTTGCCTTTCCGTAACGTAAACTGCTACCCGATGATACTTTAAAAGCAGCCGGCGAttctttctcaattttctctCCATTATTTATGGCTCCCTCTCTCATCTTTCATTAAGGCTACAAAATGCTCATCGCGTTCCCTCAACGCCCACAAGCACTCTCACTTTCCTGAACAAAGagtctctgctctctctctctctccctcgtcTCCCTCGGGGGGCCAAGCAGGAACAAGAACTCAAGAACGCAAAGCTCTCTGTGAGATCTCTCCGCTCATTTTGTCTCTACTGGGCACGAATTAGTTACTCCTATATGTGTGTGCAAGTGTGAGCGAGAGTAAATGAGGTGTAAGAAGCATACCTCCGACCTTAGCAGCACCGTTGGCGTCTGTGCTTCTTGTCTCAGCGACCGACTCTTAGTCCTCATCGCCGCGCAGGCCCAGGCTCAGGTCCTGTCCCAACACCAGCAGCTCTCCCGGACTCAATATCGTCCCGCTGACGTATCTGTAGGTACCCGGATATCTGACGCCAATTTGCCTCCGCCTCCGCTTGTTTTTCCTCGTTCCGTCTCTCCCTACGTCTCCCGCCGTAAGTCGGACGACGCCACAGGGCAACACCAGCACCACGACCGACATGATCGTCGCTTCTACAGCACTCCCCAGGTGGGTCCTACCTACGCCTCATCTACCTTCACCAGTACCACCGGATCTTATAGGAAGAAGAACAGCAGGTTCTTCCTATTGTCCAAGTTGTTCGGGTCCAGATCCGAGAAATTGGAGCCCGATCCCAGAATTTCGTCTAAGGAATCTTGCGGGCCTTCATCGTCgacatcatcttcttctccctctTGGTTCACCACAATCTTCGCCGGAAACCGGAGAAAGCAATCGCGGCTGTTCGTTGTCGACGAATCCACCGCCAACGTAGACAGAAGACCTGGCCGGAGAGCTAATCGAGGAATGTCGCCAGTGAGAACGACGGATTCCGACGAAGATGGCGATCAACCGGTACCATCGAGTGGCTACTCCTCGGAGGCGTGGCGTTCACCGGCGTTCGCGGTACGGCGGACTCGGCAGGGACAAAGCCGGAACCCGTCCGGAATAGCGTTTTGCTTGAGCCCGCTGGTGAGGGCGAGCCCCAACCGGCACTGGAACCAGAAGAGCTTGCCACCGGATATAACGGTCTCCGGCGATACTAGGGTGCCGGGGAAGCCTCATCTCAAAACGGCGGCGTCGTTTTGCAAAAGCCGATCGAGGAAGCTTGCGGATTTGGGGAAAGTCGGCTACAACCATTGATTTCCTTGACCGTTGACATCGACTTCGCGCTGATGTGATGTCCTCAAAAGTACGGTTTTGCCCCTATTCCTTTAGATTTCCGTTTGGAAATAGTTTAAGCGTGcgtgttttaaaaaaaagaaaaaagctccGTGCGTTCTCATTATACAAGGAATATCACAAATccaaattattgatttattttgtgtaaatacGTAATTCAGAGTTCGAGTTTTTTAGCTGAAATTACTTTTCTATCCTTTTGATTCCTCGATTGGAGATTTTATTGGGTGGTTGTTGGGAGCATGGTGGGTGATGCTCCTTTCCCCCCTCAGTTAATGGTAATATTAACTACTTTGAAGTAGATGAGTGGTGGGCCACGggattgaaaattgaaatagtgGAGGTGGTGGGGTCCACCTGTACAGTTAAGAATGAGGTGGCATCCTATGCTTTTCGGTGTCTACAGAGTTGTGTGTACCCAACACGGATgcccatgttttttttttttaaatagactttattttatttcataaatctAAATTACAACTCTAActtatcaatataaaaaaaattcatgttaatttaagaaaatattattaaaaaatcttatatcacatttctatgtaattaatattagagaaattatatttattgttatggaACGTATAAGAGTcgcttaattattttaaaaaatagtaatatatgcGGTGTGAATTTCTCGTTAATTAATCTTTTTACTCTCCTTTCCCAACTCGCACGTCCTTAAATTGAATGCTGGGTCCGTGTCTCTGATGCTGGTGTTAATGTTGCGTTGCTTTGTGTGTCTTTGTGCGTGTGCACGTGTCACAATTCCGTGACTCCGGTGGGCAAACGAGTGGACCCGATCTAATTTGTGTAGTCGGGTCCACAAATTTAATCGGGAGTAGGACTCGGTAC is drawn from Juglans regia cultivar Chandler chromosome 5, Walnut 2.0, whole genome shotgun sequence and contains these coding sequences:
- the LOC108989734 gene encoding uncharacterized protein LOC108989734, with the protein product MRCKKHTSDLSSTVGVCASCLSDRLLVLIAAQAQAQVLSQHQQLSRTQYRPADVSVGTRISDANLPPPPLVFPRSVSPYVSRRKSDDATGQHQHHDRHDRRFYSTPQVGPTYASSTFTSTTGSYRKKNSRFFLLSKLFGSRSEKLEPDPRISSKESCGPSSSTSSSSPSWFTTIFAGNRRKQSRLFVVDESTANVDRRPGRRANRGMSPVRTTDSDEDGDQPVPSSGYSSEAWRSPAFAVRRTRQGQSRNPSGIAFCLSPLVRASPNRHWNQKSLPPDITVSGDTRVPGKPHLKTAASFCKSRSRKLADLGKVGYNH